GGGCGGGTCAAGGTCGTCAATCAGGACCACCACCTGTTCACCCTGCAGGATGAGCGAGAGATCAACCTCACGCTGTACGTGAACAAGGGGCGCGGCTTCGTGGCCGCCGACCAACATCGGCTACCCAAGGGGAGTCCGGTGGACCTGGTCCGGATCGACTCGATCTACAACCCGGTGCTGCGAGCCAACTTCACGGTCGAGGAGACGCGTGTGGGCCAGCGCACCGACTTCGACCGCTTGACGCTGCTCGTGGAGACCAACGGGAGCCGGGAGCCGGAAGAGACGGTGGCGTACGCGGCGGAGCTGGCGCGTCGGCACATGGCCTATCTGCTTCAGTTCGGCGGGACCGAGGTGTCCGAGCCGCCGACACCGGGAGCGGTGCGCATGTCGAGTGGCATGCAGGACCTCTTCCGCCGCCCGATCGAGGACCTCACGGAGCTGTCGGTTCGCTCGGTGAACTCGCTCAAGAAGGAGAGTATCATTACTCTCGGAGACCTGGTCCGGCGGAGCGAGCAGCAGATGCTCAACATCGAGAACTTCGGGCAGAAGTCACTCGAAGAAATCCGCCGCTTCCTGGAAGATCAGGACCTGCACTTCGGCATGCAGCTGGAGGCCGGTGAAGACGGAGAGCTGTATCTGGTGGGCGATGACGCCGAGGCCGAGGAAGCAGCGGCGGCGGAGGAGTAGCCGATGAGGCACCGCAAGAAGGGACGACACCTCGGGCGAACCGCCGAGCACCGGGAAGCCACGCTGCGCAACCTCGCGACGTCGCTTTTCAAGCACGGCCGGATTCGTACGACAACCGCCAAGGCGAAAGAGCTCCGCACGTACGCGGAGCCTTTGATCACGAAGGCGAAGCGTGGCGATCTGCACGCCCGCCGCATCGTGGCTAGGAGCATCCGCGACAAGGACGTGCTCGCTCATCTGTTCGGCGAGCTAGGCCCCCGGTACGCAGAGCGTCCGGGAGGGTATACGCGGGTGCTGAAGCTCGGGCACCGTCCGGGTGACGGCGCCGATATGGCGATCATCGAACTCGTCGAGTAGGTCCCATGGCCGAAACCAACGCGCCTCAGTCGACCGCACGAAAGACCACGCTCCTCATGATCGCGGCCCTGGTTGCGATAGGGGGCCTATTCTGGTGGCTGAGCGTTACCGCCGAGCCGACGCAGATATCCATCCTCGAGGATACCGCATCGGTACCGGGTGCCAACATCGACGGGGGGGCGGCCAACGTGACGGTTGCCGACTTCGCGACCGGTCCCGAGGGCTTCCAGAGCCTGAACATCCGGCTGAGCAACGTTACGATCGCGTCCACGCTGGGCGGCCGGGCGTTTTGGATCCAGCTTCCCAACAACCAGCCGTACATGATCCGGATAAGCGATGCCCTCGCCGCTGGAGGGGCGTCCTTCGCCAACGGTGATATCGTGACGGTATCGGGAATCGTGGAGCTCATGTCCGACTCGGTGTTGACCGATTGGCGGTCTTCGGGCGCGCTGGTGGATGACCTGCAGGTCGAGGAAGCGCGTTTCGCGCTGAGCTTCCTGGACGCGCGCACGCTCAACTAGTTACCGTCCACTAGAGGGCAGGGCCCAGGCACATATCATGGCTAGAGTTTGCTACGTATGCGGCAAGCGTCCCATTACCGGGAACAACGTGAGCCACGCGAACAACAAGACCAGGCGGCGTTGGTTGCCCAACCTGCGGCGTGTGAAGATCGCCCTGGATTCGGGCGATGCCAGACGAGTGCGCGTGTGCACGCGATGCATCTCGGCCGGCAAGATCCGCAAGGCCGTCTAGCCTCGCACCATATCTGATGCAGCACATCGGGCCGGCGCGGTAACCCGCTGCCGGCCCTTCGTATGCGGGCTGGAGTTTCCCCAGGGCCAGCCCTATGTTGCGCGGCCGATCTCACGACCGCGCGGTCCCTGAGGTCTCTTGGCAGCGACCAACCCTCTCATCCCCCGGGGGAGGAATGCTGGATTCGGGATTGCCGCTCGTCCACCTCCTGCTGCAGGGGGTCGCCGACTCCGCGGCCGTTCTCGCCGACACCGCTCAAGCGGCGGCGCAGGCCGGCGCCCACGCGGCGGAGGGGGACCACCTGAGCGTGCCCGCGTTCCTGGCGATCCTGATCGCTATCCTCGTTGGCGCCAAGCTGTTCGGGGAGTTGGCGGAGAAGATCGGCCAGCCGGCGGTGCTGGGTGAATTGGTCGCCGGGGTGGTGCTGGGCGTCTCGGTTCTGAACCTGGTGGATCCGACCGTCGAAGTAATCCACCTGTTGGCCGAAATCGGCGTCGTCATTCTGCTCTTCGAGATAGGGCTCGAGACCGACCTGAAGAAGCTTCTGCAGGTGGGGGGCGCGTCTCTGACGACAGCCGTGGTAGGGGTGGTTCTGCCGTTCGGGGGTGGCTACTGGGTCGCCTCCGCGCTCGGCCTGGAAACGATGGTGGCGGTCGTGGCGGGCGCCGCGCTGACGGCGACGTCCGTGGGCATCACCGCGCGCGTCCTGTCCGACTTGGGGCGTCTGCAAGAGATAGAGAGCCAGATCGTCCTCGGGGCGGCCGTGATCGACGACATCATCGGTCTGATCATTCTGGCCGTCGTGGCGAACTTGGTAGCAGGCGCCGAGGTCACCGCGGTCAGCATCAGCAAGACTACGCTGTCGGCGTTCGGGTTCGTTGCGCTCGTGCTCATCGTCGGCCGGTTCGTCATTCCGCCGCTATTCGACATCCTGGCGCGCGTGGGCAAGCCGGAGACGCTGGCCACCATGGCGCTCGCGTTCGCGTTCATCATCGCCTACCTGGCGGACGCCGCTGGTTCGGCGCTGATCGTGGGTGCGTTCGCCGCGGGGCTCGTGCTGGCGCCCACGCGGCATGCGCACACAATAGAAGCCGGGGTGACCCGCCTGGGCCATTTCTTCGTTCCGATCTTCTTCGTGGTCGTAGGCGCCTCAGTGGATGTGCGCACGTTTGCGGACGCTACTGTCCTCAGCGTGGGACTGGCGCTCATCGCCGTCGCGATCGTGGGGAAGTTGGCCGCGGGCTACGCGCCCTTCTGGCTGAAGGGGAAGAAGTCGGTGATCGGCGTCGGAATGATCCCGCGCGGAGAGGTCGGCCTGATTTTTGCTCAGATGGGCTTGACATCGGGGGTACTGGACGTCGGTATTTTCAGTGCGCTCACGTTGATGGTGATGGTCACAACGTTCATGGCGCCGCCGTTGCTGAAGGTGCTGTTCCCGCCAAAGGGTCCGCCCACGCGTACGCCGGGCGGGTTGGCCGAGACGGTAACAGAAGCTTGACGGTGGGGTTCCAACGGGTGACGGATGCACACCCACGAGTGAACTGAACCGGATTCGAGGAGAGTCCCCCGCGGACTGGTGGAGCGGGCGGTTGCGGAGGTGGAGGACATCGCGGTGGGGGGTGGTGAGTGAAGGCTCGTTTGAGGGGACTGCTCCGGGCGCCGTTTGCCCCTAGAAAGAGACTCGCGTATCTCGTGTACGCGGCGATCGCGGGGCTTTCCTATGCCCTGGCCTACGCGCTCCGCTTCGAGTTTCGCGTTCCGGGTCCACACCTCGAGACCGCCGCCCTTACGATCGGCGCGGTCATTGTCATTCGGCACGTCGCCGCTCGCCTTTTCAAGCTCTCGGCGGGTCGCTGGAGATTCGTCGGCACCGGCGACATCGTCCGGCTCATAGCGGCGAGCGGGGTCGGGACGCTGGCCCTCCTCGGGCTGGACTTCGCGCTTCCTCTCACCCCCAGAATTCCGCGTTCCGTGCTCCTGATCGATTGGGTCCTGCACGGATACCTCCTCGCCGGAGTTTGGCTGGCGTACCGCCTCACCTTCGAGCGCCTGCGTCAGTTCCGCCGTCCGGGCGCACGCGGGGACCGCAGGATCATCATCGTCGGGGCCGGAGAGGCCGGAAACCTGCTCGCGCGTGAGATGCTGCGGTTGCCCACGAGCTTTCGTCCGGTGGCGTTCGTGGATGACGCCGAATCGCAGCACGGACGGTCGGTGCAGGGCGTGCGCGTCCTCGGGGCCACCGCGCAGCTACCGGAGGTAGCAGGGCGCCTGGACGCGGACGAGATCATCCTCGCGATCCCTTCCGCGCGACCCGCGGACCTGAGGAGAATCGTCGAGCATTGCGAGAAGACCGGGCTGCCGTTCAAGGTGCTCCCGGGCATCTCGGAAGTGCTGTCGGGCAACGTTCGGCTGAGCCAGCTGCGCGAAGTTC
The DNA window shown above is from Gemmatimonadota bacterium and carries:
- a CDS encoding DNA-directed RNA polymerase subunit alpha; translated protein: MELDLSGLVLPERVEVAHRSDDGRSAEFVMAPLERGYGHTLGNTVRRILLSSLPGAAVWAFRMDGVVHEHQTVEGVVEDVHQIIQNLKTLVLEMEGDLPQATQGAAPVADEDGEEFVVEEETPPVTLELRASKAGAVTAEAIGGHGRVKVVNQDHHLFTLQDEREINLTLYVNKGRGFVAADQHRLPKGSPVDLVRIDSIYNPVLRANFTVEETRVGQRTDFDRLTLLVETNGSREPEETVAYAAELARRHMAYLLQFGGTEVSEPPTPGAVRMSSGMQDLFRRPIEDLTELSVRSVNSLKKESIITLGDLVRRSEQQMLNIENFGQKSLEEIRRFLEDQDLHFGMQLEAGEDGELYLVGDDAEAEEAAAAEE
- the rpmB gene encoding 50S ribosomal protein L28; the protein is MARVCYVCGKRPITGNNVSHANNKTRRRWLPNLRRVKIALDSGDARRVRVCTRCISAGKIRKAV
- a CDS encoding cation:proton antiporter gives rise to the protein MLDSGLPLVHLLLQGVADSAAVLADTAQAAAQAGAHAAEGDHLSVPAFLAILIAILVGAKLFGELAEKIGQPAVLGELVAGVVLGVSVLNLVDPTVEVIHLLAEIGVVILLFEIGLETDLKKLLQVGGASLTTAVVGVVLPFGGGYWVASALGLETMVAVVAGAALTATSVGITARVLSDLGRLQEIESQIVLGAAVIDDIIGLIILAVVANLVAGAEVTAVSISKTTLSAFGFVALVLIVGRFVIPPLFDILARVGKPETLATMALAFAFIIAYLADAAGSALIVGAFAAGLVLAPTRHAHTIEAGVTRLGHFFVPIFFVVVGASVDVRTFADATVLSVGLALIAVAIVGKLAAGYAPFWLKGKKSVIGVGMIPRGEVGLIFAQMGLTSGVLDVGIFSALTLMVMVTTFMAPPLLKVLFPPKGPPTRTPGGLAETVTEA